A region of the Lycium barbarum isolate Lr01 chromosome 1, ASM1917538v2, whole genome shotgun sequence genome:
TTCGTCTAGATGCATGAAAATTGTTGGTATACATGAAGGACCTAATGGTGATACAGTTCCAAGGAGTTAAATACACCTAACTACTATTGACTTTGCCATATAGAACTAATTTGTGCATTATTGTGAAATCTAAATTTAACGTTGAAAATACTCCATTTCGAAGAAGAGTTCAAAATCGGCAGTGTGGAACAAGGCAAGGCCTTGCGGAGGAAGGTCCAAAGCATGGAGACCCTTCGCTTTCCGCGAGCTAGGGAGTGTGAAGTGGGAATTTGCACGAAGGCTGGAAATCACAGGGACCTCGCGGAGCAAGGTCCAAAGCACATTTGTCATGCTTTGTGGCTCACGCCACACAAGCAAGGATCAACATTGGGGAAAATTTCACTAAAATCGGAAATGCACAAGGCCTCGCGGGGCGAAGCCCATCGCAAGGTACGACCTTACCTTGGAGCGTGTGCGTGAGGTGTGTCTAGCGGAGCTGAAATAATTCTAAGTCCAAGCCGAGTTTGGATGACCTTTTGAAGACTTTTGCTACTACTACAAAATAGACCCTAAGTCGTTTTGAGAGGGGCTCAGCCGTTTTAGCACACGAGAGCAAGGATTAGAGTTGTTCTTAGTAGGGCTATCTTTTTAAAATCGAAAATGCACAAGGCCTCGTGGGGCGAAGCCCATCGCAAGGTGCGACCTTGCCTTGGAGCATGTGCGCAAGGTGTGTCTGGCGGAGCTGAAATAATTCTAAGTCCAAGCCGAGTTTGGATGACCTTTTGAAGACTTTTCCTACTACTACAAAATAGAACCTAGGTCGTTTTGGGAGGGGTTCAGTCGTTTTAGGACACGAGAGCAAGGATTAGAGTTGTTCTTCATAGGGCTATCTCTTTTACCCTCATTACTTCATCTTTTCTTAGATTAAACATGATCACTATATGTTGTAATCAGATTATGAGTAGCTAGCTAAACTCTATAGCTCGGGGGTTGTGGTGTCACCATGAGTATTGACGTTTGAATAGTATTTTCATCTTAGTGGCTTATTCAATACGATTCTTAATTGCTTGATTGCTTGCGCAATAGTCGAGTTCTTTTTTATTATTTGATATACATGCTTGAAAGAAATgttgttagattagagaagaagTAAAGAGAATGTGATCTGATTATACCTAGACCAGGGCTAGAATTTGTGACTAGGATAGACATATATACCTAGGCACCGCATTCAATTAAAAACCGTAAATGAATTATGTTCTTAACATGTCAATTCCATAGATATATAGGTGGAGAACTGTTTTGAATAGGCGAGTAGTATTTCGACCGAATATTACTAGAGTTAATAATCTGGTTAATTAGCAATCGTGAATAAAACTGCTACGGTGAAATACTTGCATGACTCAATATGATCGGTAAACCAAGCACACCCCTGGAATACTATATCTCTCTATGTTAAAAATCCAAGCTTTGAATGAACATTCGTGACAAATTAAATCCAAGCTTTGAACGAACATTCGTGACAAATTGCTAGCGTACTTAATTAGTCTTTTAATTTATGTAGTAGCTTATAAAACAAACAACTCTTTTTTGGAAATACTTGCTTAAGCGGTAGTAGTAGTGAGCTCTAATTTAACCGTTGATCATAAGTCTATGTGAATACGAGCAGTCACTGTATCACAAAACTTCTATATTCATTAATTACTAGATAATATGTATAACTGAATGTGTAATGATACTCAAATTTGACACTTTTTAAGAAGTGAAATTTAATAATAAAACTCTCGCAATGATTCAAACGAAACCCTCCTTGTAATGATTCAAGCGAGAAATTATGACAAATTAACAAGACTTAACTCGTCAAAGGGGTATAAATTTTACCGAAGTTTTTTCGGAATGTAACGATTAGGGGAAAGAATAGATTTCTATGGAATTTTTTGGATCACTACTAGCAGAGTAGATGGACAGATAATCGCGTAATGGGACTTGTTTAATGGATAAAAGCTTTAAAGGATTAGAGAAATTCGGATATAAATCTTTTCTTTGGGTGGAAGAATTTGATTCTATTGTCATATTTTTCTAGAGCAGTAAATACTTGAAAACAAGTTATCTCATAAACACATGCTTTTTGGAAACTCATTTTAATTGTAAGCCTAGGTTTGGACTTCAAGATTGAAAGTGTTACCCAACGGATACCTACCTGACACCAAATGAGAAGAAATAAAAAAACTCCTAATGGAGCCCCCTCTCGCATTTTCATTGTACCAATCATTTAAAGTTCTTATTAAAGACAAATTGACCATGCACCAAAGACATTAGTACCACAAAGAAACAGATTAATCCAATAGttgcaaaacatacctttagctAATTTGAAAAATTCCTGAATCCCTTTTTCTAgaagttcatgaaagatcttttttttttcttccctttAATTTGTAATGGATCCTTCGCACAATTTGAGGTAGAAGAGAACCCAAACACAATATAACacttgaaaaaataaaataatagcagCAACAAATTTATTTACAATGTCACAACctatgaaaataaaaataaaaacggAATTCTTTCTTGCTTTTCTATTTTAAAAAATAgcgagaaaaaaaaaacgaaataataataattaaagaaAATTAACTAACTCAATGCAGCAAAACCACCCCCTCTCATCATCTGTTTAAACTCTGCAAAATTAACCATTCCATCTCCATCAATATCCACTTTCTTAATCATTTGTTTACAATCCTCAACCGTCCTTCCTTGTTTTAATCCTAATGATGCTAACACagatttcaattcatcaacactaATAAACCCATCACCATTTTGATCAAACACATTAAACGCTTCTCTCATATCATCTTCTTCATCACGTTCATCCATAATTGTCTGGTAAAGTGAACCAAACTCATCTATATCAACACAACCGTCACCATTAACGTCGACATTAACGATCATTTGGGTCAATTCCGGGTCGGGTATGAATATACCCATGTTCTCTAACGAATCGTTTAATTCCTTTTTTGTTATACGCCCGTCGTTGTTACGGTCGAATATTTGGAATATTCGTTTGAGTTCGTTTGTGTCCATTC
Encoded here:
- the LOC132617331 gene encoding calmodulin-like protein 3, whose protein sequence is MGSGEDKVYAEDRKVVSEKSSAQEKSYILIIWSLQTSPLYIPPKRSPNLSPIFSHQKKNHTLYTNSQIQMQLPAIFFRVLFIYNLFNTFLLSLIPKKLTSFLKHPHALSPARQHHLPVPIKRMDTNELKRIFQIFDRNNDGRITKKELNDSLENMGIFIPDPELTQMIVNVDVNGDGCVDIDEFGSLYQTIMDERDEEDDMREAFNVFDQNGDGFISVDELKSVLASLGLKQGRTVEDCKQMIKKVDIDGDGMVNFAEFKQMMRGGGFAALS